One window of Neptuniibacter halophilus genomic DNA carries:
- a CDS encoding efflux RND transporter periplasmic adaptor subunit: MRALRSTYLAVMLASLSVFAVSPARAQGLPAEVITVKSQILDRTIAAVGTLRANESIMLRPEQSGRIEKILFSEGEQVKQGDTLFQLDSAIYRAELQEARARVQLSRTDYERARSLLKKRVGSEQERDSSLAQLRVNQAQEALAQTRLDKMTIKAPFSGYTGLRLVSPGDYVNQGEDLVELTDLSRMKMNFRVPEIYLAELRPGREIRVQVDALPGEPLSGTIMAVSPSSDQNAHNIEVRATIPNTEGRLRPGLFAKAEILIEQQESVVIPEQAIVPQDGSFFVMTVEEGKVAMNPVKLGQRRPGVVQISEGLSAGQVLITAGQIKLFPGMPVTPIFTDGSQQKPAETVAASKGE, from the coding sequence ATGCGTGCGCTAAGAAGTACTTATCTCGCCGTGATGCTGGCATCCCTTTCGGTTTTTGCTGTATCACCTGCCCGGGCTCAGGGCCTGCCTGCCGAAGTTATTACTGTAAAGAGCCAGATTCTGGACCGTACCATCGCCGCGGTGGGTACCCTTCGCGCTAATGAGTCGATCATGTTGCGCCCAGAACAGAGCGGACGCATCGAAAAAATTCTCTTCAGCGAAGGCGAGCAGGTTAAACAGGGCGACACCCTGTTCCAGCTCGACAGCGCTATCTACCGCGCTGAACTGCAGGAAGCCCGGGCACGGGTGCAGCTCAGCCGCACAGACTATGAACGGGCCCGCAGCCTGTTGAAGAAGCGCGTCGGTTCCGAGCAGGAACGAGACAGCAGTCTGGCTCAGTTACGGGTGAATCAGGCGCAGGAAGCACTGGCGCAGACCCGGCTCGATAAGATGACAATTAAAGCGCCTTTCAGCGGTTACACCGGATTGCGACTGGTCAGCCCCGGCGACTATGTTAATCAGGGCGAAGATCTGGTTGAACTGACCGATCTCAGCCGCATGAAAATGAACTTCCGGGTACCGGAAATCTACCTCGCCGAGCTGCGTCCGGGCCGTGAAATCCGCGTTCAGGTTGACGCCCTGCCGGGTGAGCCCCTCAGCGGCACCATTATGGCGGTTTCCCCCAGCTCTGATCAGAACGCACATAACATCGAAGTACGAGCCACGATCCCGAATACAGAGGGTCGACTGCGGCCCGGACTGTTCGCTAAGGCGGAGATCCTGATCGAACAGCAAGAGAGTGTGGTCATTCCTGAGCAGGCGATCGTACCGCAGGATGGCAGCTTCTTCGTGATGACGGTTGAAGAGGGCAAGGTGGCGATGAATCCGGTCAAACTGGGCCAGCGTCGTCCCGGCGTCGTTCAGATCAGCGAAGGCCTGAGCGCAGGTCAGGTGCTGATTACCGCAGGCCAGATCAAACTGTTCCCGGGCATGCCGGTGACCCCGATCTTTACGGACGGCAGTCAGCAAAAGCCTGCCGAAACCGTTGCCGCATCTAAGGGCGAATAA
- a CDS encoding disulfide bond formation protein B, with the protein MLDKLTCLSRSAWYWLTLILLAAGMEAIALYYQYVLDYGPCVLCIHIRIWIFGLLLVAIPGLFGRKHSGLSKLTHLLTLVTGIGLLERSWQTLAVERGWVIDSCSMDSGLPDWFALDSWLPAVFEPWEPCGYTPELLFRITMAEGLVAFSVALCIASLLFSALQFRRH; encoded by the coding sequence ATGCTGGATAAACTCACCTGTCTGAGCCGGTCAGCCTGGTACTGGTTGACACTGATTCTGCTGGCTGCAGGAATGGAAGCCATTGCCCTTTATTATCAGTACGTACTGGATTACGGCCCCTGTGTACTCTGTATCCATATCCGGATCTGGATCTTCGGCCTGCTGCTGGTCGCAATTCCCGGCCTGTTCGGACGTAAGCATTCCGGCCTGAGCAAGCTAACTCATCTGCTGACGCTGGTCACCGGGATCGGCCTGCTGGAGCGATCCTGGCAGACCCTCGCCGTGGAACGTGGCTGGGTCATTGATAGCTGCAGCATGGATAGCGGCCTGCCGGACTGGTTTGCTCTGGACAGTTGGCTGCCCGCTGTTTTTGAGCCATGGGAACCCTGCGGATATACCCCGGAATTACTGTTCCGGATTACGATGGCAGAGGGTCTGGTCGCCTTCTCCGTTGCGCTTTGTATCGCCAGCCTTCTGTTTTCGGCTTTACAATTCCGCCGCCACTGA
- a CDS encoding RSP_7527 family protein, producing MNEERFDDVRLDAFGNVDTAYYIAQAKQQRGEVFAAIFRGLVKAVKSPLSAFSFVRQVRPAYSN from the coding sequence ATGAACGAAGAACGGTTTGATGATGTGCGTCTTGATGCCTTCGGAAATGTAGATACTGCTTACTATATCGCGCAGGCTAAGCAGCAGCGTGGCGAGGTGTTTGCAGCGATCTTCCGGGGTCTGGTGAAAGCCGTCAAGTCTCCATTATCTGCCTTCAGCTTTGTTCGTCAGGTTCGCCCTGCATACAGCAACTAA
- a CDS encoding efflux RND transporter permease subunit, whose protein sequence is MVLSDISIKRPVLAIVMSILVFLVGLISYDRLTVREYPKIDLPVVTVETTYPGASASIIETQVTQIIEDSLSGIEGIDFMNSISRTESSQISVTFKIDRDPDNAAADVRDRVSRVIGQLPEDVDPPVVAKTEADAQPIIWLAFNSDRHSIMEVSDIADQQVKDQLQTVSGVANVMIFGDRKYSMRIWMDPARMAAYKVIPKDIEDTLNQQNIEIPAGRIESKEREFTLLAKTDVNDIEAFKRLIIRNDAGYPVRIQDVARVEIAPESTRRITRFKGESAVALGVVKQSTANPLDVSQGIRDKLDAVRPTLPDGMNVEVAYDSSIFIDESIKSVYSTLALAGLLVVLVLFFFLRNIRATLIPVVTIPLSLVGAFAMMYWFGFSINTLTLLALVLAIGLVVDDAIVMLENIYRHVEEGLNPIQAAFKGAREIGFAVLATTAVLVAVFAPVAFSEGRTGKLFTEFALTLAGAVIVSTFVALTLSPMMSSRLLRHETRHSAIFNLIEGFLQGITNGYQKLLNKLLSSRVLTLAIMLISLGGAAYYYTQLPQELAPYEDRGTILNFALAPDGSSVDYVDRYTRQIEATISQTPETNRYFAVVGFPSETNAMVFQGLVPWEERERKQQAISAEQTPKLYGGIPGIMSFSLNLPSLGQSFISRPVEFIVKSNGTYDDLKQLTDQLMAKIYANPGFAQPENDLKLNKPELQIDVKRDKLSASGVDVDDLGRTLESYMAGREVTRYKQAGEQYEVILKVDDQQRRDPSDLTNLYMRNSNGEMVQLSNLVEVRETVAPRELNHFDKMKAVKIQAQLAPGYSLGEALSFLEQSLQEIEPKASYDYSGPSREFKTSSSSMQTTFALALIIVFLVLAAQFESFKNPMIILLSVPPAVFGALCALYYSGGSLSVYSQIGLITLIGLVTKHGILIVEFANQLQEQGRDLHSAITEAATLRLRPILMTTGATVLGALPLAMALGAGAESRQQIGWVIVGGMTFGTLLTLFVIPTVYSYLGKRTFKEVQPEPEQVAG, encoded by the coding sequence ATGGTTTTATCCGACATCAGCATTAAGCGCCCGGTTCTGGCGATCGTGATGAGCATACTGGTTTTTCTGGTAGGCCTGATCTCCTATGACCGCCTGACCGTACGCGAATACCCTAAAATTGATCTGCCGGTGGTAACGGTAGAAACCACCTACCCCGGTGCCAGCGCGTCCATTATTGAAACTCAGGTCACGCAGATTATTGAAGACTCCCTCTCCGGCATCGAGGGGATCGACTTCATGAATTCGATCAGCCGTACCGAGAGTTCTCAGATCAGTGTCACCTTTAAGATTGACCGTGACCCGGACAACGCCGCAGCGGATGTGCGCGACCGGGTCAGCCGGGTCATCGGCCAGTTGCCCGAAGATGTAGATCCTCCGGTGGTAGCCAAGACCGAAGCAGATGCCCAACCGATCATCTGGCTGGCGTTCAACTCGGATCGTCACAGCATTATGGAGGTCAGCGACATTGCTGACCAGCAGGTTAAAGATCAGCTTCAGACGGTTTCCGGTGTTGCCAACGTAATGATCTTTGGTGACCGCAAATACTCTATGCGGATCTGGATGGATCCGGCGCGGATGGCCGCCTATAAGGTGATTCCTAAGGATATCGAAGATACTCTGAACCAGCAGAATATTGAGATCCCGGCGGGTCGTATCGAGAGTAAGGAGCGTGAATTCACCCTGCTGGCGAAGACCGACGTCAATGATATCGAAGCCTTTAAACGCCTGATTATCCGTAATGATGCCGGCTACCCGGTACGTATTCAGGATGTCGCCCGGGTCGAGATTGCCCCGGAAAGCACCCGCCGAATCACCCGGTTCAAAGGTGAAAGCGCGGTGGCACTGGGCGTGGTTAAACAGTCCACAGCCAACCCGCTGGATGTCTCTCAGGGTATCCGGGATAAACTGGACGCTGTACGCCCGACACTGCCCGACGGTATGAATGTTGAGGTCGCATACGACTCCTCTATTTTTATCGATGAATCGATCAAATCCGTATACAGCACACTGGCACTGGCAGGTCTGCTGGTCGTACTGGTGCTGTTTTTCTTCCTGCGTAACATTCGCGCCACCCTGATTCCGGTTGTCACCATCCCGCTCTCACTGGTGGGGGCGTTTGCCATGATGTACTGGTTCGGCTTCAGTATTAACACCCTGACCCTGCTGGCACTGGTACTGGCAATCGGTCTGGTGGTGGACGATGCGATCGTTATGCTGGAGAACATCTACCGTCATGTAGAGGAAGGCCTCAACCCGATTCAGGCTGCCTTTAAGGGAGCACGGGAGATCGGTTTTGCAGTACTCGCCACCACCGCTGTACTGGTTGCCGTTTTCGCCCCGGTTGCCTTTTCCGAAGGCCGGACCGGCAAACTGTTTACCGAGTTTGCCCTGACACTGGCAGGCGCGGTCATCGTCTCGACTTTTGTCGCCCTGACCCTGTCGCCGATGATGTCGTCACGCCTGCTCAGACATGAGACCCGGCACAGCGCGATCTTCAACCTGATTGAAGGTTTCCTGCAGGGGATCACAAACGGCTACCAGAAGCTGCTCAACAAACTGCTCAGCTCCCGTGTCCTGACGCTGGCCATTATGCTCATCAGCCTCGGTGGTGCGGCGTACTATTACACGCAGCTTCCGCAGGAGCTCGCACCCTACGAGGATCGCGGCACAATTCTCAACTTTGCTCTGGCACCGGACGGCTCCTCAGTTGATTACGTCGACCGTTACACCCGACAGATCGAAGCCACCATCAGCCAGACCCCGGAGACTAACCGCTATTTTGCCGTAGTCGGGTTCCCTTCGGAAACCAATGCGATGGTGTTTCAGGGGCTGGTTCCCTGGGAGGAGCGTGAACGTAAACAGCAGGCAATCTCCGCCGAACAGACACCGAAACTCTATGGCGGTATTCCGGGCATCATGAGCTTCTCGCTCAACCTGCCCTCACTGGGCCAGAGCTTTATCTCCCGTCCGGTGGAGTTCATCGTCAAGAGTAACGGCACCTATGATGACCTTAAGCAACTCACCGACCAGTTGATGGCGAAGATCTACGCTAACCCGGGTTTTGCTCAGCCTGAGAACGACCTTAAGCTGAACAAGCCGGAACTGCAGATCGATGTGAAGCGTGACAAACTTTCAGCCAGCGGGGTCGATGTTGATGATCTCGGCCGTACTCTGGAGAGCTACATGGCCGGTCGCGAAGTCACCCGATACAAGCAGGCCGGTGAGCAGTACGAGGTTATCCTCAAGGTCGATGACCAGCAGCGTCGCGATCCGAGCGATCTGACCAACCTGTATATGCGTAACAGCAACGGCGAAATGGTCCAGCTCTCCAATCTGGTAGAGGTACGGGAAACCGTTGCGCCACGTGAACTGAACCACTTCGACAAAATGAAGGCGGTGAAGATCCAGGCACAACTGGCACCGGGTTACAGCCTTGGCGAAGCCCTCAGCTTCCTTGAGCAAAGCCTGCAGGAGATCGAACCAAAAGCGAGCTATGATTACTCAGGCCCGTCGCGGGAATTTAAAACTTCCAGCAGCAGCATGCAGACAACATTTGCACTGGCTCTGATCATCGTATTTCTGGTACTGGCGGCACAGTTCGAAAGTTTCAAAAACCCGATGATCATTCTGCTCTCGGTACCGCCGGCCGTCTTTGGTGCGCTCTGTGCCCTCTATTACAGTGGCGGATCACTCAGCGTTTACAGTCAGATCGGCCTGATTACCCTGATCGGTCTGGTAACCAAACACGGCATTCTGATCGTTGAGTTTGCCAACCAGCTACAGGAACAGGGACGGGATCTGCACAGTGCGATTACAGAAGCCGCAACGCTGCGTCTGCGTCCGATCCTGATGACTACCGGGGCAACCGTACTCGGTGCATTACCACTGGCGATGGCGCTGGGTGCCGGTGCAGAATCCCGTCAGCAGATCGGCTGGGTTATTGTCGGCGGTATGACCTTTGGTACACTACTGACACTGTTTGTCATCCCGACAGTTTATAGTTATCTGGGTAAACGGACCTTTAAAGAAGTACAACCAGAACCGGAACAGGTTGCAGGATAA
- a CDS encoding TolC family outer membrane protein, with protein MNLKKLFHVSYLTLAVSSAATAGELADIYQLALANDPQLKAAEASYNADREIEVQNRAALLPSINLNANTTAYDTDSADFNNHGYTLSLSQPVFDAAAWFSFKQGKVLSEQAAVQFDLEQQNLIQRTVQAYLGVLRASSALQTAEAQERAIKRRLDQVNAQFEVGLIANTDVQEAQASYDNARVARISAEGELDNSYEALERLTGQNFSAVSLLAEDYPIEEPTPTTAQPWLEKAWQGNLNLKLADYSSEAARRAAQAGRAGHYPTLSLSASYDYDEGTVSNDIGSDTSAIGLTLSMPIFSGGSVSSRSRELEQRLTQSHHNREDILRQITQSTRSLLRDLRTGSLSVQALKQSIRSREAALQATEEGYKVGTRNVVDVLQAEQQLYAAKLEYANARFDYVQNLITFKQQLGTLSPEDINELDGWLK; from the coding sequence ATGAATCTGAAAAAGCTTTTCCATGTATCCTACCTCACCCTGGCTGTCAGCAGCGCAGCCACGGCAGGAGAACTGGCAGACATCTATCAACTGGCTTTGGCAAACGACCCCCAGCTTAAAGCGGCAGAAGCCTCTTACAATGCGGATCGGGAGATCGAAGTACAGAACCGTGCGGCGTTGCTGCCCAGCATCAACCTGAACGCCAACACCACGGCCTATGACACTGACAGCGCTGATTTCAATAACCATGGCTACACCCTCTCCCTGAGTCAGCCGGTTTTCGATGCAGCCGCATGGTTCAGTTTCAAACAGGGTAAAGTGCTCTCCGAACAGGCTGCGGTTCAGTTTGATCTGGAACAGCAAAACCTGATCCAGCGTACCGTACAGGCCTACCTCGGGGTGCTGCGTGCCAGCAGCGCACTGCAGACCGCCGAAGCACAGGAGCGTGCCATCAAGCGTCGTCTTGATCAGGTTAACGCACAGTTTGAAGTGGGCCTGATCGCCAACACCGACGTGCAGGAAGCCCAGGCTTCCTACGACAACGCCCGGGTTGCCCGGATCAGTGCGGAAGGCGAGCTGGATAACAGCTACGAAGCGCTGGAACGTCTGACCGGACAGAACTTCAGCGCAGTCAGCCTGCTGGCTGAAGACTATCCGATCGAAGAACCCACGCCGACGACAGCCCAGCCGTGGCTGGAAAAAGCCTGGCAGGGTAACCTGAACCTGAAACTGGCGGATTACTCTTCAGAAGCCGCTCGCCGTGCGGCACAGGCCGGACGTGCCGGCCACTACCCGACCCTGAGTCTGAGCGCCAGCTACGATTACGATGAAGGCACCGTCAGCAACGACATCGGTTCCGATACCTCAGCCATCGGGCTGACCCTGTCAATGCCGATCTTCTCCGGTGGTTCAGTCAGTTCCAGATCCCGTGAGCTGGAGCAGCGTCTGACCCAGAGTCATCACAACCGTGAAGATATTCTGCGCCAGATTACCCAGTCTACCCGCAGTCTGCTGCGTGACCTGCGCACCGGCTCGCTCAGCGTTCAGGCACTGAAACAGAGCATCCGCTCCCGAGAAGCAGCCCTGCAGGCGACAGAAGAGGGTTACAAAGTGGGCACCCGTAACGTGGTTGATGTATTGCAGGCCGAGCAGCAGCTGTATGCAGCTAAACTGGAATATGCCAATGCCCGGTTTGACTACGTACAGAACCTGATTACCTTCAAACAACAACTGGGTACACTCAGCCCTGAAGATATCAACGAACTGGATGGCTGGCTGAAGTAA
- a CDS encoding 3'-5' exonuclease, which produces MWDSNFQEIRTIAAPGNPYIIDLEASGFGADSYPIEVGLALDPGERFCSLIRPKPDWTHWSDEAQHYHGICRDSLLEHGREAEEVAAGLNRRLHNLTVYSDGWVVDQSWLIKLFYRAGLPMQFRVSPLEMILKEAQMEIWHEVKAQVLEELNLQRHRASNDALVIQITYARTLALSESASAVRP; this is translated from the coding sequence ATGTGGGACAGCAATTTTCAGGAGATCAGGACCATCGCTGCGCCAGGTAATCCCTATATCATCGACCTTGAAGCGTCAGGGTTTGGTGCCGACAGCTACCCGATTGAGGTGGGGCTGGCGCTGGATCCGGGGGAGCGCTTCTGCAGCCTGATCCGGCCTAAACCGGACTGGACTCACTGGTCTGATGAAGCGCAGCATTACCACGGTATCTGTCGCGACAGCCTGCTCGAACATGGTCGGGAAGCCGAAGAGGTGGCCGCCGGGCTGAACCGTCGTTTGCACAACCTGACGGTATACAGCGATGGCTGGGTGGTGGATCAGAGCTGGCTGATTAAGCTGTTTTACCGGGCGGGTTTACCGATGCAGTTTCGGGTCAGCCCGCTGGAGATGATTCTGAAAGAAGCTCAGATGGAGATCTGGCACGAGGTTAAGGCTCAGGTGCTGGAGGAGCTGAATCTGCAGCGCCACCGAGCCAGCAATGATGCGCTGGTGATCCAGATCACTTATGCCCGGACGCTGGCGCTGAGCGAGTCTGCATCAGCCGTCAGGCCTTAA
- a CDS encoding DUF4442 domain-containing protein: MNLSANTMKRLLNLYPPYLGAGIRVKQISSDWSEAVVSLKVRWYNRNAVGTHFGGSIYSMIDPHLMLMLMNRLGKDYRVWDQAAEIDYIKATRKPLTARISLSQQQIDEIRRQTANGEKYLPEFEVLLYDSDQTLIARVKKTLYVRKALKPSA, translated from the coding sequence ATGAACCTCTCAGCCAATACCATGAAACGCCTGCTTAACCTCTATCCGCCCTACCTCGGCGCAGGCATACGGGTGAAACAGATCAGTAGTGACTGGAGTGAGGCGGTGGTCAGCCTCAAGGTTCGCTGGTACAACCGAAACGCGGTTGGCACCCATTTTGGCGGCAGCATCTACTCCATGATCGATCCCCACCTCATGCTGATGCTGATGAACAGGCTCGGCAAGGACTACCGGGTCTGGGATCAGGCTGCCGAGATCGACTATATTAAAGCCACACGCAAGCCCCTCACCGCCCGAATCAGCCTCAGCCAGCAGCAGATCGATGAGATCCGAAGGCAGACCGCCAACGGCGAAAAGTACCTGCCGGAGTTCGAAGTATTGCTCTATGACAGCGACCAGACCCTGATCGCCCGGGTTAAGAAGACTCTCTATGTTCGCAAAGCCCTCAAACCCTCGGCCTGA
- the ybaK gene encoding Cys-tRNA(Pro) deacylase: MTPAINMAKKAKVAFTVHEYEHDPSAESYGEEAADALGLDPAQVFKTLLVAQNGDNKKLAVGVVPVSGQLDLKAMASALKVKKVSMANPQDAERATGYVVGGISPLGQKKRLPLVLDSSAGNFPSICMSAGRRGLEIEMSAADLLRLTQGTLAPIGR; this comes from the coding sequence ATGACCCCAGCTATCAACATGGCGAAGAAAGCGAAAGTAGCGTTCACTGTGCATGAATATGAACATGATCCGTCGGCCGAGTCTTATGGTGAGGAAGCTGCTGATGCGCTGGGGCTGGACCCGGCTCAGGTTTTTAAAACCCTGCTGGTTGCGCAAAACGGTGACAACAAAAAGCTCGCTGTTGGTGTAGTGCCGGTTTCCGGTCAGTTAGATCTGAAAGCAATGGCCAGCGCATTGAAGGTGAAGAAGGTCAGCATGGCGAACCCTCAGGATGCCGAGCGGGCAACCGGCTATGTGGTCGGGGGAATCAGCCCGTTGGGGCAGAAGAAACGTCTGCCACTGGTTCTGGACAGCAGTGCCGGGAATTTTCCCAGTATCTGTATGAGTGCCGGAAGGCGAGGTCTGGAGATCGAAATGAGCGCGGCTGACCTGCTGCGGCTGACGCAGGGCACACTGGCGCCGATCGGCCGCTAA
- the gcvA gene encoding transcriptional regulator GcvA produces MTIRRLPPLNALRSFEAAARLRSFNKAADELFVTPSAVSHQIKGLEEFLGVQLFERIKRRVELTAPGERYLISVQTALDEIDDATRRLMTTPNSGVVNLSVAPAFLTRWLVPRINHFQNHNPEVELRLTASMSQIDFRYSDMDMAVFFGDGNWPDLHTHHLRNVHSVPVCSPKLLEGKPDIKTAEDLLKYTLIHVSKRDTEWKSLLRQEGVSRIDTARNMTFSNTSLALGAAMEGLGIALADRGLAVRELEYGQLICPLDITLNTQKAFYLVYQKSRPLTESMQAFRDWILDEMQTEQRNLKGDDSEA; encoded by the coding sequence ATGACCATCCGACGCCTGCCCCCACTTAATGCGCTGCGCAGTTTTGAAGCGGCCGCCCGTCTGCGCAGTTTTAATAAAGCCGCAGATGAACTGTTTGTGACCCCTTCTGCGGTCAGCCATCAGATCAAGGGGCTTGAGGAATTTTTGGGTGTCCAGTTGTTCGAACGGATCAAGCGCCGGGTTGAACTGACCGCCCCCGGCGAGCGCTACCTGATATCGGTCCAGACAGCGCTGGATGAAATTGACGATGCCACCCGGCGGTTAATGACCACACCAAACAGCGGCGTGGTCAACCTGAGCGTAGCGCCGGCCTTCCTGACCCGCTGGCTGGTTCCGCGCATTAACCATTTCCAGAACCATAACCCTGAAGTAGAGCTGCGCCTCACGGCATCCATGAGCCAGATCGATTTTCGCTACAGCGATATGGATATGGCCGTGTTCTTCGGCGATGGAAACTGGCCGGATCTGCATACCCACCATCTGCGTAACGTCCACTCCGTGCCGGTCTGCAGCCCTAAACTACTTGAAGGCAAACCGGACATAAAAACCGCAGAGGATCTGCTGAAATACACCCTGATTCATGTATCTAAACGCGATACCGAATGGAAATCCCTGCTCCGTCAGGAGGGCGTCAGCCGGATCGACACCGCACGCAATATGACCTTTTCTAACACCTCGCTGGCACTTGGAGCGGCGATGGAGGGGCTGGGCATTGCGCTGGCCGACCGGGGACTGGCGGTGCGCGAACTGGAATACGGACAACTGATATGCCCGCTGGACATTACCCTGAACACTCAGAAAGCCTTCTATCTGGTCTACCAGAAGAGCCGCCCGCTGACCGAAAGCATGCAGGCTTTTCGCGACTGGATTCTGGACGAGATGCAAACCGAGCAGCGTAACCTTAAAGGCGACGACAGCGAAGCCTGA
- a CDS encoding DNA-3-methyladenine glycosylase family protein, giving the protein MDQQTIASGIDYLCQVDPDLQQAVALLGPPAPRLRPAGFETFLSTIVSQQLSTEVARAIMTRVRALLPDLTPQALLQLDREALRGAGLSYRKVEYAQGLAAAIQSGDFLPDQLPALSDQAAIDAITRLRGFGRWSAEIYLMFSLRREDIFPADDLALQVALGRLKGLEQRPRPALARELTAHWAPWRSVGSLFLWHYYRGAPN; this is encoded by the coding sequence ATGGATCAGCAAACGATTGCCAGCGGAATCGACTACCTGTGCCAGGTCGACCCTGACCTGCAACAGGCTGTTGCCCTGTTAGGCCCACCAGCTCCACGACTGCGCCCGGCCGGATTTGAAACCTTTCTCTCCACCATCGTCAGTCAGCAGCTTTCAACCGAAGTCGCCCGGGCCATTATGACCCGGGTCAGAGCCTTGCTGCCTGACCTGACCCCGCAGGCGCTGCTGCAACTCGACCGGGAAGCCCTGCGCGGCGCAGGCCTCTCTTACCGCAAAGTGGAGTACGCGCAGGGGCTGGCAGCAGCGATTCAGAGCGGGGATTTCCTCCCCGATCAACTACCCGCACTGAGCGATCAGGCAGCCATCGACGCGATTACCAGATTACGCGGCTTCGGTCGCTGGAGCGCCGAGATCTATCTGATGTTTTCGCTGCGCCGGGAGGATATATTTCCCGCCGATGATCTGGCTCTTCAGGTTGCACTGGGCCGACTCAAAGGACTTGAACAACGCCCCCGTCCGGCTCTGGCCCGCGAACTGACCGCCCATTGGGCCCCCTGGCGCAGTGTCGGTTCATTGTTTCTCTGGCATTACTATCGCGGCGCCCCCAACTGA
- a CDS encoding DUF3549 family protein — MSEFSSLTQLLRQSGGQVRFFDMGRRVQKLSAELFEKIENQQTPYPYPYLQHAWIALMLWNPKNKTQGVAWFLKLPLDEQGFLIQAVRDDLLNRLLQNAGAILQHEESGEMPEDALKDNPFSFKPDQEKMALFHAYSTLASAQPASQYYEHAQQYFAGQIGFDQWQSLGYQGIADLVVRHGKGKNSEILSKAIPLLPDAPFEVLCTCIESIEPDHTLFSALCLRAEQTLQRGTASSNHVAAITRGLSNGRNGDRKQQLMRQILESDYALEPEVIVAVATRCTESLQEPEILQRFLEKLAINKAGQAGFSRILSDLMFMPVMRALILMQFRNQQRSEALSKAIGEMFGGNFN; from the coding sequence ATGTCTGAATTCTCTTCACTTACTCAGTTACTTCGCCAGAGTGGCGGCCAGGTGCGTTTTTTTGATATGGGCCGCCGGGTCCAGAAACTCTCTGCCGAGCTGTTCGAAAAGATCGAGAATCAGCAGACACCTTACCCATATCCCTATCTGCAGCATGCCTGGATAGCGCTGATGCTGTGGAACCCGAAAAACAAAACACAGGGCGTGGCCTGGTTCCTTAAGTTACCACTGGACGAGCAGGGCTTTCTGATTCAGGCGGTGCGCGATGATCTGCTGAACCGCCTGCTGCAAAATGCAGGTGCGATCCTGCAGCATGAAGAAAGTGGTGAGATGCCGGAAGATGCGCTGAAGGACAATCCGTTCTCCTTCAAACCGGATCAGGAGAAGATGGCGCTGTTTCATGCTTACTCCACCCTCGCGTCCGCGCAGCCCGCATCACAATATTATGAACACGCCCAGCAGTACTTTGCCGGCCAGATCGGATTCGATCAGTGGCAATCGCTTGGCTATCAGGGCATTGCCGATCTGGTGGTACGCCACGGCAAAGGCAAAAACAGTGAGATTCTGAGTAAAGCGATCCCACTGCTGCCGGATGCACCGTTTGAAGTGCTCTGCACCTGCATCGAGAGTATTGAGCCGGATCACACATTGTTCAGCGCGCTCTGCCTGCGTGCAGAACAGACTCTGCAACGCGGAACCGCCAGCAGCAATCATGTCGCAGCCATCACCCGGGGTCTCTCCAATGGCCGTAACGGTGATCGCAAACAGCAACTGATGCGCCAGATTCTGGAAAGCGACTACGCGCTTGAGCCGGAAGTGATTGTCGCGGTGGCCACACGCTGCACTGAAAGCCTGCAGGAGCCGGAAATATTGCAACGGTTTCTGGAAAAACTGGCGATCAACAAGGCCGGGCAAGCGGGCTTTTCACGCATACTTTCCGACCTGATGTTTATGCCGGTCATGCGGGCACTGATTCTGATGCAGTTCCGTAATCAGCAGCGCAGTGAAGCCCTGAGCAAGGCGATCGGCGAGATGTTTGGTGGCAACTTCAATTAA